The following nucleotide sequence is from Populus nigra chromosome 15, ddPopNigr1.1, whole genome shotgun sequence.
tcaatttataaaacactaatttaaaaaagaatcaagtgaaTGAAAGATGAattaagagaggaaaaaaatttaattactttattttccagttgacatgagattattattttatcccgGTAGAGGGGTTGTTAGAATATCGATTCAAATTcgattataaatgaattatatttcacaaaaCATCGAAGGATGTAATTTcaataaagaatttatttttactttcactttaattttatgtactttcaaatttattttttaatgttttggataatatatttgaattaaaacttttctattaacttcaaaaattaatatacataaattaataattaattttaaaaaatatttatatatttatttaatagttgaGTAAAAATTCCTAGCCGTCCTTGGAGAGGGACACTCAAACGTGTTACCATTGAATTAATGGACCTCTTGCTGTCACTGTTCTTGATGTCCATTGATGCAAATGCCGAAGAAAGAAGACTCTACTGTTCGTCGGAAAATTATGACATTTGATGTGATATTGCAATTAGCAAGGCGgaggattaatttaaatttatttctagagAGGCAAAGGTTGCTCATTTTCTCAGTTGACTCCAAGTCAATGTCTACATTTTATCGGACGACGAAGCACAAACACGATgatgcatttttatttattgattttcaatgAAGTTATCGAACACAAGGGAGCAACGTactgataaaataaaatcagatttCTCTCTAATCAGattaaaaacaatcatatttctctttaattaaattaaaaatcagggGCATCGTATTGATGGTTTTCTGCCAGTCTTGAGATTAAACGAGTTCTATTTAAGAGTAGTGATTTTACAATATTgttctaaaacaaaaattgaaacttcatgGAAATTGATGGATTGAGGAACACACTTCATGTCAGATTCCATAAAAGATCCTAATTTTCTATACAATCTCATTATTGAGTGTGTATGAGAGACCACAAATTTATCTTAGAATATAACCAAGAGACCGATAAATTCCTAATTTTTTATAACCAACTTTTTAGATCTAATGTTCATATTTCTAAAATGAGGAAgacaaattctaaatcattaCCCTATTATTGATGACCCTTTTATCATATGAATATAATAGTttaggaaaaaacaattaagctgGATAGGATGCATagaataaatgttattttttctataaaataatcgGTCCTTTgtactaattaggatttctaattatcttaattaaataactagtttttatttatttttatacttaatacccgtttattttttttattttaaaagtattttttaaaataaattttttttatttttttctttacttcaaattaatttttttaatatttttaacttgttttaatatactgatgttaaaaataatatatttttaaataaaaatatattattttaatatatctgaGAGTCGCGTAAGGGCACGCTAATCGGTATTCTTAAGGCTACgaaactctttttaaaaaacatactaACAATCCAAAACACAGCTAtctaaataacttttaattcgaAGGTggtataatatattaaaattatattttttatttttttaaaattatttttaatattaatatgtcaaaactattcaaaaatataaaaataataattaatttaaagtaaaaaaataaataaaatttaaaattaattttttaaaaaatatttctgaaatataaaaacaaaagggataTAGTCAACCTCTTGGTGTCACTATAAAATATTGATGTCGATGGATGCAAATGCCAACACTAGGGAAGAATTGAGAGGCCAATAAGCCAAAGAAAGAAGACTCGACTGTACGTGGAAAAATATGCCATTTGATGTGATATTGGAATTCAACTGCCAACACACCACGGCTGATAGATGTAGACAGCAGTCGTTCAGAAACGAAACAAGATCAAACCTTGATTAAAATTTGGCATGCTAGACTTCCAAACTGGGTCACCCAGCGAAGGTATAGATTTTATACGACGACAATCATATTAATAAACATGGGACGACAAATCACAAACATAatcatgcttttttatttttttattgattttcaaataagTTATCAAACACAAGCTCACACGCCGCATAGGGGATCACTTACAATAAAactagttttctttctttcttatcaaattaaaaacaatcataatttatttataaatcttaattactAAAAACTTATACGGtgattaagtttaaaaattgttaaataaattaaaatatattcaaactaactcgaacacccacgttaataaaaaaataattttctttaattaaattactCCAAGAAATTTCAATGAACTACCAAAataaggaagaaaataaaaatgttaacaatgatcaaaataattttttttattttttaaattagcatattaaaactatataaaaaactaaaaaaattctaatataagacaaaaaaaattaaattttaataaaatatatgttaaaattCAACGACAAACACCCCTTACTCTCCTATTGATTGTAGAGATAGAATGAAACtgccaaatatatatatatatatatatatatatatatatatatatatataaaaacatgaggAGGTGGGCTGTACCAACATAATCTCATCAAGGCTTTTAAACCATTTTAGAACATGACGAAGAGACTGGTGAGAAATCCCAGTTTTCCATAACCAACTTTTAGATATAATGCTATATTTCCAAAGTAAATATCCTGTTATATACTTTTATACTCAGTTGACTAAAATGTCCTTGGcggtaattttttttgaacttgTATTCTTATCAATTTACCTATACATATACTTGAGAGAGTCGCGTAATGCCAGTCATCGGTATTCAAAAGGCGGCGAAGGGAAGAGTAAAAGCAACGTGTTAGGTATTCATCGATAATGACAGTCAAACGTGAGACCATTGAATTAAGGAGCCTCTTGCTGTCACTGTTCTTGATGTCTATTGCTGTCActggcaggtttcgacaatacGCCAAAGAAAGAAGACTCTAATGTACGTTGAAAATTATGCCATTTGATGTGATATTGCAATGCAACTGCCAACACACCACGGCTGATAGATGTAGACTGAAcaggaaaatttaaaagaattaaaatatttcatgcCTTCACAGCCgttcaaaaaagaaacaagatcaAACCTTGGTTATGCAAGTCAATGTCAAAATCTCCTCTTTTATGCAACGAAGATTAATTATGCACTAGTtgcttggcttttttttttatatatatataaaaattaaaacaagttaaaatataAGACTTCTAGGTTTTCCTGTAAaattatatctaaaaattttgaatttaactgTAACACTTAATTcaagaataatatataatattaataataatattaaacttgtataattcaaatttaaactaaattttacCACATTAATCGAATCACAAGGATTAATCACAAGTACACCTGAGTTTTTAACTGCATGTAACTTTACAAGTGACGATTTGCCGGACCagcaaagaaacaaagaaaagaaaaattctatATAATGGCCATCGTTAGTTTGATGACTGCCTGTATAGATTCTTGTGGAAAAGATCAAAATACTTTCTTTCTTGTCTTCACAGTGGTTTAGAAAAGAAACTTAAGGTTAAACGAGTTTTATTGAAGAGTAATGATTTTACATggttctaaaacaaaaaacaaaaattgaaacttcatgGAAATTGATGGACTGAGTCGCCTTTGGCTCCTAACAAGTATTTCATACATTAATTTCAAGCAGAAACAGAGGAGCAAATGGGATTCAACAAGTTCTCTCTGCCAGCAGTGGCGGTGATAATGATGATTAATGCCATGCTTCTATCACAAGGGTGTTTGGAGGAAGAACGAATTGCTCTTTTGCAGATCAAAACTTCCTTTGGTGACCACCCAAATGACAATTCATCCCCGCCATTCTCTTGGGGAAAAGATGCCCTCTGTTGCAGCTGGTATGGAGTTACCTGCAGCAATTCCACTACAAGACGAGTCATCGAAATCGATCTTTCAAACTCAAGATATTGGTCATTGGAAGATTTGTACCTAAATGCATCTATATTTCTTCCCTTCCAAGAACTCAATGTTCTTGACTTGAGTGGAAATGGCATAGCTGGCTGTGTTGCGAATGAAGGTTTGCCTTTTCATTAAAGACTTCATCTTTCGTAATTTTAGCAcgaaaataaacatatataaactgaAATcgatttattcttttaattaatcaaataattgtttttagctTTAAACCCTATCAACTAACTAGAAATCGTGCATGCATGCAGGTTTCGAAAGACTATCAAGACTTACCAAATTGGAGGTTCTTTCTTTGGGTGATAATTTCCTCAACAATAGCATCTTATCATCCTTTAAAGGATTTTTATCTCTCAAACATCTATATCTTGATAACAACGGGTTTCAAGATTCAATAAATATGAAAGGTACTTAAACCTACACAAACACATCATCACAACCAATTGAAAAGGAGT
It contains:
- the LOC133674733 gene encoding receptor-like protein 14 encodes the protein MGFNKFSLPAVAVIMMINAMLLSQGCLEEERIALLQIKTSFGDHPNDNSSPPFSWGKDALCCSWYGVTCSNSTTRRVIEIDLSNSRYWSLEDLYLNASIFLPFQELNVLDLSGNGIAGCVANEGFERLSRLTKLEVLSLGDNFLNNSILSSFKGFLSLKHLYLDNNGFQDSINMKGT